In Longimicrobium sp., the DNA window CCGCTGTCCGCGTCCCAGCGGTACTCGGCCTCCGCGCCGTGGGCCGACGCGGTCCCGTCGTTCTCCTTCGGGATGGGAATGCCCCGCCGCCGCGCCTCCTCGCGCAGGCAGTCCCACTCCCGCCGGGTGATCCCCTCGAACCGCATCGTCGGGCACGCCGCCGCCATCGCTCCTCCCCCGGTCGAGTGTGAGCGGTGCCGACGACGCATCCGCCGCGCCGCGGGCGTCACACGCCGACCACCGTGCTGCGGCGCTCCAGGATGACCGTGTCGCGCCAGGCGCCGTGGTGCCGCGCGATGCGCCTGCGCACGCCCACCACGCGGAAGCCGAACGCCGCGTGCAGCGCGATGCTGGCCACGTTCTCGGGGAAGATGCTGGCCTGCAGCGTCCAGATCCCCGCCGCCTCGGACCCTTCCACCAGCCGCTCCAGCAGCTGCCGCCCGACGCCCCGCCCCCGGTGCGAGGCGGCGACGTAGACGCTCACCTCGGCCACGCCCGCGTACACCGCGCGCGCCGAGACCGGCGAGAGCGCCGCCCACCCGGCGACCTCCGCGCCGTCGCGCGCCACCAGGCGCGGGCGGGGCAGGTGGCCGGCGTCCCAGCGCTCCCACGGCGGCGCCTCGGTCTCGAAGGTCGCCTGGCCGGTGGCGATCCCCTCCAGGTAGATCTCGCGGACGCGCGGCCAGTCCTCCGCCGTCATCTCCTCGATCGGGATCATCTGCCCGCCTCGGGGTGGAATGTCCTCTGCTTCCGCGGGCCCGGCGCTTGCCCTGCGGCGGCGGGCGCGCTATCTCGAACCGCCCCCGGCCCGGAGCGCACGTTGCACGCGGAAGACTACGCCGACCTGTACGCGCTGGAGGAGAGCCTCTGGTGGTTCGTGGGGATGCGCGAGATCACGGCCGCGCTCCTCGACCCGCTCTGCCCCCCGGGGCGGCGCCGCGACGTGCTCGACGCCGGCTGCGGGACGGGGGACATGCTCACCCGCCTGGCGCCGTACGCCGGCGGCGGAACGGTGGCGGGCATCGACGTGTCCGCCGACGCGCTCCGCTTCTGCCGCGAGCGCGGGCACCGGCACCTGGCCCTGGCCTCGGCCACCGACCTGCCGTTCGCCGACGGGAGCTTCGACCTGGTCACCAGCTTCGACGTGCTGGTGCAGATCCCCGGCGAAGGCGCGGACGACCGGGCGATCCGCGAGATGCACCGCGTGCTGCGGCCCGGCGGCGTCGCCTTCGTCCGCGCGGCCGCTTACGGGTGGATGAAGAGCGGCCACGACGAGGCGCTCGGCACCCAGCGCCGCTACTCGCTGGGCGCGCTCGCCGCGGCGCTGGAGCGGGCGGGCTTCGAGGTGGTGCGGGCCACCTACGCCAACGCCCTCCTCCTCCCCGTGGCCGCGGTCCGGCGTCTCGTCCTCAAGCGCCTGGGCCTGGCCGCCCGGGGCTCCGACGTGAAGCCCGTCGCCGCGCCGCTGAACCGCGCGCTCGCCGCCGTGCTCCGCGGCGAGGCCCGCGTCCTCCGCCGCCCCGGCGCGAAGCTCCCCGCAGGCCTCTCCGCGATCTGCGTGGCGCGCAGGCCGGGCGCCTGAGACGGACTCCGACAAAAAGATTGTCTCACACAGAGTTAGCAGAGGAAGCAGAGAACTCATCGCCCGAGTCGTCTTCCTCTGCTACCTCTGCTTCCTCTGCGTGAGGCTTTGATGTTTTTCCTGCTCGCCCGAAGTCGAGGACCGCCCTGGCCACGGCGTCGAGCTCGTCGTCGCGGAGCTGGGGGTAGAGCGGGAGAGAGAGGATCTCCCCGGCCAGGCGCTCGGCCACGGGAAGCGGCGCCTGGCCCGCGCGCCGGAAGAGGGGCTGCCGGTGCAGCAGGGGCCCGTAGTGGACCAGCGTCTCCACGCCGCGCTCCGCCAGGTGCGCGCGCAGGCGCTCGCGCCCGGGGTGCCGCACCACGTAGAGGTGGAAGACGTGCGCGCCGGGCTCGCGGACGGACGGGAGCTCGACCACGCCGGCCCCCGCGAGCCGCTCCCGGTAGACTTCCGCCAGCCGCGCGCGCCGCCGGTTCCACTCCTCGAGGTGCCGGAGCTTGACGCGCAGCAGCGCCGCCTGCAGCTCGTCGAGGCGCGAGTTGAGCCCCGCCACGCTCCCCCGCATCGCCTGCGGGTGCCCGCCCTGGCGCAGCTCCTTGACCCGCTCCACCAGCCCCGCGTCGTCCGACGTCACCGCGCCGCCGTCGCCCCAGGCGCCCAGGTTCTTGGTGGGGTAGAAGCTGAAGGCGGCGGCCGCGCCGTGGCCCCCGGCGCGCCGGCCGCCGAGCGCGGCCCCGTGCGCCTGCGCCGCGTCCTCGATCACGACCAGCCCGTGCCGCTCCGCCACCTGGCCGATCCCCGCCATGTCGGCCATCTGCCCGTAGAGGTGCACGGGCACCACCGCGCGCGTGCGGGGCGTGAGCGCCCGCTCCAGCGCCGCCGGGTCGAGCGTGGCGGTGCCGGGCTCCACGTCGGCGAAGACCGGGACGCCTCCCGCGCGGAGGACGGCGAGCGCCGTGTAGCCGGCGGTGAGCGGGGCGGTGACCACCTCGTCGCCGCGCCCGGGCCGCACCGCGCCCGAGGCCACGAGCGCCAGCTCCAGCGCGTCGGTGCCGCTGTTCACCCCCGCGGCGGCCCGCACCCCGCAGAAGCGCGCCCACTCCGCCTCGAACGCCTCGACCTCGGGGCCCAGCACGTAGGCCCCGCCCGCCGCCGCCCGCGCCAGCGCCGCCCCCGCCTCGGCCCCGAGCTCCCCGTGCTGCCGCGTCAGGTCGAGGAAGGGGACGCGCATTCGGGGCTCCAGTAGTGCTCGCCGTGGCGCTGGTAGTACTCGACGGTGCGGGCGAGCCCCTCCCGCAGCCCCGTGCGCGGCCGCCAGCCGAGCGCCGACTCGATCTTGGCGTAGCTCGAGTACGAGTTGCCGATGTCGATGAGCTGGCGCTCGGGCGGGAACGGCACGCGCCGCACCGTGCCGCGCCCGGTGATGGCGATCAGCTCCTCCGCCAGCTCGGCCACGGTGACGGGGTCTCCCCCCAGGTTGAAGATCTCCCCCTCGGCGGCCTCGCTCGCCCCGGCCAGGAGCAGCGCCTCCACCACGTCGTCCACGTAGTTGGCGTCGCGCCGCTGGCGCCCCTCGCCGAACAGCTCGATCTCGCCGCCTTCCATCGCCTGGCGGATGAACCACCCCAGGAAGCCGTGGCGGTCGTCGCGCACGTGCTGGCGGGGGCCGTAGGTGTTGGTCAGGCGCAGGCACACCGCGCG includes these proteins:
- a CDS encoding DegT/DnrJ/EryC1/StrS family aminotransferase, producing MRVPFLDLTRQHGELGAEAGAALARAAAGGAYVLGPEVEAFEAEWARFCGVRAAAGVNSGTDALELALVASGAVRPGRGDEVVTAPLTAGYTALAVLRAGGVPVFADVEPGTATLDPAALERALTPRTRAVVPVHLYGQMADMAGIGQVAERHGLVVIEDAAQAHGAALGGRRAGGHGAAAAFSFYPTKNLGAWGDGGAVTSDDAGLVERVKELRQGGHPQAMRGSVAGLNSRLDELQAALLRVKLRHLEEWNRRRARLAEVYRERLAGAGVVELPSVREPGAHVFHLYVVRHPGRERLRAHLAERGVETLVHYGPLLHRQPLFRRAGQAPLPVAERLAGEILSLPLYPQLRDDELDAVARAVLDFGRAGKTSKPHAEEAEVAEEDDSGDEFSASSANSV
- a CDS encoding GNAT family N-acetyltransferase, producing MIPIEEMTAEDWPRVREIYLEGIATGQATFETEAPPWERWDAGHLPRPRLVARDGAEVAGWAALSPVSARAVYAGVAEVSVYVAASHRGRGVGRQLLERLVEGSEAAGIWTLQASIFPENVASIALHAAFGFRVVGVRRRIARHHGAWRDTVILERRSTVVGV
- a CDS encoding methyltransferase domain-containing protein, which translates into the protein MHAEDYADLYALEESLWWFVGMREITAALLDPLCPPGRRRDVLDAGCGTGDMLTRLAPYAGGGTVAGIDVSADALRFCRERGHRHLALASATDLPFADGSFDLVTSFDVLVQIPGEGADDRAIREMHRVLRPGGVAFVRAAAYGWMKSGHDEALGTQRRYSLGALAAALERAGFEVVRATYANALLLPVAAVRRLVLKRLGLAARGSDVKPVAAPLNRALAAVLRGEARVLRRPGAKLPAGLSAICVARRPGA